TTGGCCAGGCTAAAGGGTTTGGAAGAAAGTCATTTGGTTTCTAGAGGTTCTAAATTCTGAACAGGGGAGGAACAGGAAACCTGACCCACTGCCTGCTGCTGCACTCCCTGACTGAAATAGCAGCTCAACCTTTGCTGTTGCCATCACCCCATCCTTACCAACCAGGAAGACCAGGGAGGAGGGGCAGGGGTATCACCCTCGTGTTGCCCATCTGCCCACTAgtactctggagctggagaaatgggccACACCCTACTCTTTTCTTGGGATCCCAGCAAGCCTAAAGGTCATCCAGAATCTAATATAGACTTCTGGAGTCTTAAGACCCAGTTGAGGCCATAATTTGTGTCCTCCCTACACCATATGGCCTTCCAGGGCCTGTGTGTTGGCCCTTGCTATCTAGCAGGAGCACCACCATAAGCCTGAAATCAGAAGTAGCTGCATAGCTCTGCACCCAGACTGCTAGAAACTCTGGGAGGGAGACACGGTAGACCAGCCTTGTGCAGCTGGGCTAGCTATGCATTGTAGGCCCACGCATGAAGCAAAAGGACCTCAAATCCAAGGCCTTGTGTATATAGTAAGACTATCTTGAGAGAAAAGAAATTAGCAAGAGTTCTGTACCAGCTCAAGTGGCTTGTACTCGGGGCTGAATGCACAGAGCTCTGGCACGTTTTCCCAGCGGCTGCCTCAAGCCTGCTCAGCCCAGTCAGCTGtggctggggaggggtggggtggctCAGCTGTGCCGTGCAGACTAAACACCACCGTTGTCCTAGCAGCCTACTGTGTACTGGAAATGGAGCCACATAAAAAGTGTCTCTCCAGGCTTCCCTCGATCTCCTTTCGAAGCCCTCGCAGCTTGTAACAGCTGAAATGCGTCAGGGCTCTTCCCTCACTGGTCTCTGctatcccctcccctcctccctgagcGGGCCTCACCTTCCAGGTGTTTCACGATGCCTCGAAGGCTGTTCCCGTGGGCTGCAATGAGCACTCTCTTGCCCTCCTTAATCTTAGGGGCAATCTCCTCATTCCAGAAAGGCAGGGCCCGGGCAATGGTGTCCTTGAGGCTTTCACAGGTAGGCAGCTCCCCAGGCTTCAAGGCTGCATAACGCCGTTCCTGGGGAAGGGCACAGGAACACTTGTGTTTGCTCCCTGGGTAGCCCTCCCACCCGGGCTCCCAACCTCACAGCTCCCCACCACCTGGCCcaccttgctgatggcagtgtaGTAAGGGTGCTTATCATCCATGGGGGGTGGTGGGATGTCAAAGGAACGCCTCCAGATCTTCACCTGCTCCTCCCCGTGTTTTGCAGCTGTCTCGGCCTTATTGAGGCCTGTGAGGCCACCATAGTGCCTCTCATTGAGACGCCAGGTCCGAACCACAGGCAGCCACATTTGGTCCGTAATGTCCAGGATGGTCCAAAGGGTGCGGATGGCCCGCTTCAGCACTGATGTGTAGCAGATGTCAAACTCTATCTTGGCATCTTTGATGGCAATGCCCCCCCGCTTGGCCTCCTCAGTCCCCTTCTCACTTAGTTCTGCATCAAACCAGCCACAGAATCGGTTCTCTTGGTTCCATGAGCTCTCACCGTGGCGAACCATTACTAGGCGGTGGGTGGCCATGGTGGCAGGGGGACACAGCTCCAGGTGACAACTGCTTGCTTGGCGCTTTCAGCTTTATAACAGttttcccagcccccaccccagcccttAACTGCCAATCAGCATTCCAGAAGGGACAAGCAGGCGTAGGCAACCAGTGGCATAACTGGGGGTGGGGTATAGTCCAAGGAGCTGGACTTAAAAATAGCCTCACAAAACCATCAGCTCTGCCTGGGCTCAGATGACAAGTCCAGAACCAGCTGGCACCTGGCCAAACTGGGTGGAGCTGCTGAACTGGACCAGAGTGAAGGGCAGAAGTCAGATATGGGGTTGTTCTCCAGGTGGAAATACTTACCTTTAACGTCAGCAGCTTTCAATGTCTGCTCAGGCAGAACCAAAACTACTGCATGCCCacttctgatatatatatatatatatatatatatatatatatatcaggttTAACTCTGTGACTCAGGCTGCAATTCTGCCTTAGCCTCTTAACACAGTAAGACAAGCTCATGCCTATCTCGGGAAGGAATCTAGCCTAGTGTCAAGATAAAGTGTGTGTATAGGATATCCACACATAGAAGTCAGtgaatatataaacatgtatgtgtgcGGTGACTGTTCTCTCCCCAGGTGCCTGACTCAGCAGACATGCATTGTCTGCTGTCCTTGCTCACTTGGAAAGGTGTCCTGGGATTCAGGAGCCTCAGAACCACatagctctgagaggaggcctcctcaggaGCCACAGCCCTGCTCCACTTCTTGGCTTCTTCCGATGTCACACCAGGCAGCAAATCTaacaaaagagatttattgggagggtCCAGGGTGTGGAGGGATGAATTCAGGTTGGTTAATCCTGCTCCCGGGAGAGGACAGCAGGGAATGAAACAAAGGGCAGGGTTTATATAGgattgcggggggggggggggtaggggtgggagggggaggagcttTTCAGGGCAGAGATTTCTATTGGTGGGGTTTCATGCTCAGGGACTGGTGGATTTTGTGGGAGGCTCAGGGATTGGtaaatttttttctcccttcatcGGGCCCATATATTAGGATGGGAAGACCTTCCAAGCTGTAGGCAGCTTTGGCTGAGGCACCATCACTGCCTATCTTCTAGGGAAGGCTGAAGAGGAGGTGCTGCTCCCGAGCTTCTAAGGTGGTACCTCACAACAATGGCAGCAAACAGAGGCAGGAAAGGTGACCTCCCTTCCACAGGCAGCCAAGCTAGGAGGGCCCTTTGTTagacagagaaggaggaaaagtcACAAGAAACGGAGCGGGGAAGTCATGTGGAGGACAGCACCAAACCCAAACAGCTAAAGCAGGGGCTGAGacacctctcccccacccccttggaTCGGTTTTCAGAACAATCAAAAGAAAAGGACTCTCCTCTGGGTTCCCTTGTTAAGTCTGAGCTGTCATCCGAACTAGGCTCATCCCACCAAGCTGAGACCACCTTGGAAAAGAAAATAGGATTCGTGGCACGTGCAAGCCCCCGCCCTCTAGGGACAGAACTGCACTGACTTACCGGTGTTAGTTATGGGGTATGTACGAACCTCCACTCTCGGGAGCACCAGGGATGGGTTGAGGCAGGGAATGAGCAGCATGATGTAGttatgcacacctttaatcctggagcAGGTGAGGCAAGGCTGCTCAGCCAAGACTGGCTGCAGAAGGTGGCAGAGCCACCAGAGTGGGGAGCCGCTGGCTTAGCCCTGAGCCCCTGATGTGTTGAGACGGTGGAGGAGCCCCAAGcgaggcaggcggattgctgtgagttccaggccagcttgatacacaaaatgagtccaggacagccaaggctgcatgcATTgtctgctcaaaaaaaaaaaacaaaaacaaaaacaaaacaaaaaaaaaacaaagagcagCAAGGGACAGGAGACCAAAGCTAAGAGGTTGCAGAGTCCCAGACAGTCCTGGGAGGGCAGGCTAGCCTTGGTAGCCTGAAGTAGCACTTGAAGTAGAATTAGGTAGAAAAACCAAATATTAGATACTGATTTGTTAATGTGCCTAGTGAGATTACTTAGAGCACCACTGGTACTTCCCGTTTGCCAAGCATGACTTGACCTCCTGCCTGGAGCAGAATGTCCTGGAGGAAGAGCTGAAACCGTGGTCAACACCAGGTTACTCTCTCTGCTCGCTGTCATGTAAGCATCTGTGAAATCTTGCTTGCCCGCCCCACCTTGTGGTTTTAGTGTATAAGATGAGGCTACAAACTGGATCTGGTATTGAAGCCTTTCAGGAGCTGCCCCCGCCCACATCCACAGCACTCTCTTGGGTGCCGGAGTACTTATTCCAGCAAGAGCGTGTTCCTGTAACACCTTAAGGGCTCTGAAAAAATCAGGACAGGCAGACATGAAAAGGAAACCAGGTTCAAAGTTCCATAGAACTGTAAGGATACCTTCCCTCCCgtccccttccctttcttatccttcccctctcctccctctttccttctcttcttgccttcccttccctcccctcccttcccttctcttttcccctctcttccccttcttttccctcctctccctttttccactctccttccctccccctctcctctctaagggtctcactacatagatctgactgtcctaaaactcactctgtagaccaggctggctcaactTCACAAAAATCTACCTGCCTTTACTGGGATTGTACTATACTGCCTGGCCCAACACAAAGCAGCTTGAAACCCCTGGGATGGATGGAAAGGACTCCTGGGGCGTCCGCATCTAGCAAGAAATGGAGTCCTGCAGGTC
This genomic window from Meriones unguiculatus strain TT.TT164.6M chromosome 12, Bangor_MerUng_6.1, whole genome shotgun sequence contains:
- the Pgam2 gene encoding phosphoglycerate mutase 2, encoding MATHRLVMVRHGESSWNQENRFCGWFDAELSEKGTEEAKRGGIAIKDAKIEFDICYTSVLKRAIRTLWTILDITDQMWLPVVRTWRLNERHYGGLTGLNKAETAAKHGEEQVKIWRRSFDIPPPPMDDKHPYYTAISKERRYAALKPGELPTCESLKDTIARALPFWNEEIAPKIKEGKRVLIAAHGNSLRGIVKHLEGMSDEAIMELNLPTGIPIVYELDQALKPTKPMRFLGDEETVRKAMEAVAAQGKAK